The sequence below is a genomic window from Luteimonas sp. MC1825.
GTCAGTGCCGACGTCTACCGTCCGGCCGCGATCGAACAGCTGAAGACGCTGGCCGAACAGGTCGACGTGCGCTTCTTCGCATCCGACGCCTCGCAGAAGCCCGTGGACATCGTGCGCGCCGCGATCGACGACGCGCGGAAATCCTTCATCGATGTGCTGCTGGTCGATACCGCGGGCCGGCTTGCGATCGACGAAGCGATGATGGCCGAGATCAAGGCCCTGCACGCCGCCGTCAACCCGGTCGAGACCCTGTTCGTGGTCGATGCGATGACCGGCCAGGACGCGGCCAACACCGCCAAGGCCTTCAGCGAAGCGCTGCCGCTGACCGGCGTGGTGCTCACCAAGACCGATGGCGACGCGCGCGGCGGCGCCGCGCTCAGCGTGCGCTACATCACCGGCAAGCCGATCAAGTTCATCGGCACCGGCGAGAAGGTCGACGGCCTGGACGTGTTCCACCCGGACCGCATCGCCAGCCGCATCCTCGACATGGGCGACGTGCTGTCCTTGGTCGAGCAGGTGGAAGGCCAGGTCGACAAGGACAAGGCGCAGAAGCTCGCCGAGAAGGTCGCCAAGGGCAAGAAGTTCGACCTCAACGACATGCGCGACCAGCTCGAGCAGATGCAGGGCATGGGCGGCATCCATGGCCTGATGGACAAGCTCCCGGGCATGGCCAAGATTTCCGACGAGGTCAAGAACCAGGTCACCGGCCGCGAAGTGCCGCGCATGGTCGCGATCATCGGTTCGATGACCAAGAAGGAACGCCGCAACCCGGCCCTGCTCAACGGCTCGCGCCGCAAGCGCATCGCCGCGGGTTCCGGCGTGACGCCTGCCGACGTCAACAAGCTGATGAAGCAGTACCAGCAGATGGAAAAGATGATGGCCAAGCTGGGCCGCGGCGGCATGAAGGGCATGATGCGCGGCCTGCAGGGCATGATGGGCGGCCGCGGCGCGATGCCGTTCCGCTGAGGCCGGCGCTGCAGCCAGCCTGATGGACGCGCCGGCGCACCCCGGGCACTTCACCACCTTCCAGGTGCGCGAAGGCGCGGTGCGCGGGCTTGACCTGCACCTCGCGCGCCTTGAAGGTGCGACCCGTTCAATGTTCGGCTACAGCCTGGATCTTGCGGGCTTGCGCAGCCGGATCCGGGAGGCGATTGCCGGCGACGCCGCGCAGGCCTGCACCGTGCGTGTAGTGGTCGCAGGTGCGCAGGGCGCACGCGTGCAAGGTGCTGCCGATGCCGGTGATGCACCGATGACCCGCATCGAGATCGAAGGTCCGCGTGAACCCGGCGCCCACGCACTGCGCCTGCGGTCGCGGTGCCTGCAGCGCGTCGATCCGCACCTCAAGCACCTCGCCATCGCGCCCCAACTGGACGCGCGAAGGGAAGCGCAGGCGGAGGGCTTCGACGATGCGCTCCTGGTCGACCGCGGCGGGCTGGTGGCGGAAGGCAGCTTCTGGAATATCGGCTTCGGCGGCCGTGCCGGCATCACCTGGCCCGTCGCCCCCGCGCTGCGCGGCGTGAGCGAACGCCTGCTGCAGGCGCGCCTGGCGGCACGGGGCGTCGTGCAGCAGGCCATGCCGGTGCGGCTGGATGCGCTGGGCGCGTTCGATTTCGCGTTCGCGACCAACTCGCGCGGGTTGCAGGAGATCGGGTCGATCGATGGCCATGCCTTCCGCGGCGATCCAGGATCGGCCGCCGGCGTGCGCGCCGCTTTCGCGACCATTGCCTGGCAGGTGGTCTGAAACCGGCCGGAGGGGGCGCTTCCTCCCCGCCGGGCATTCCGCTACAATTCGCCGCTTACCTCGCCACCCTGGCGACTGGGCAACACGGAAACCACCATGGTCAAGATCCGCCTCACCCGCGGCGGCGCCAAGAAGCGCCCCTTCTACCACATCATCGTCACCGACTCGCGCAGCGCGCGCGACGGCCGCAACATCGAGCGCGTGGGTTACTACAACCCCGTCGCCACCGGCGCCGAGTCACGCGTGGTGCTCGATACCGCCCGGGTCGACCATTGGGTCGGGCAGGGTGCGCAGATGACCGACAAGGTCCGCAACCTGTACCGCGAGGCGCAGGCTCCGGCCACCGCAGCGGCTCCGGCCGCCTGACGCGCGGGCCGCGCCCCGCGCGCGGCCCATTTCCGCAATGGACGTCACCGGGCGCCGCATCCTGCTGGGCAGGGTCCACGGCGCCTTCGGCGTGCGTGGCGAGCTGAAACTCGAGTCCTTCACCGAGCCGGCGCGCGCGATCCTCGGCTACCAGCCGTGGACCCTGCGCGATGCGCAGGGCGCCGAGCGCGTGGCCGAGGGCGCCACTGGCCGCGAGACGGCGAAGGGCCTGGTCGCACGACTGCCCGGCATCGAGGACCGTGACGCCGCCGAGGCACTGCGCGGCACCGAGGTCTGGGTGGCACGCGAATCGCTGCCGCCGCCCGCACCCGGCGAGTACTACTGGGTCGACCTCGAAGGCCTGCGCGTGCACAACGTCGACGGCAGCGATTTCGGCACGGTGTCGCACCTGTTCTCCACCGGCGCCAACGATGTGCTGGTCGCACGCGGCGACCGCGAGCGGATGATTCCGTTCGTGGTGCCTGACTACGTCGTGTCGATCGATTTCGACGCCGGCCTGGTCACCGTCGACTGGGATCCCGGGTTCTAGGGCAACCCGGAACCCGCAGCCGCCATGCGCATCGACGTCGTCAGCCTGTTTCCCGAGTTCGTCACCCAGGTCGCGGGCCACGGCGTGGTCGGGCGTGCGGGCGAGCGTGGACTGCTGTCGGTGCACGGCTGGAACCCGCGTGATTTCGCCGAAGGCAGCTACCGCCGCGTCGACGACCGCCCGTTCGGCGGTGGCCCGGGCATGGTGATGATGGTCGAGCCGTTGCGCACGGCGCTGGCCGCCGCGCGGGCCGCGGCACCGCAGCCGGCGCGCGTGGTCTACCTCAGTCCCCAGGGCAGGCCGTTCGACCAGGCCCGCGCGCGCGCGCTGGCGCTGGAGCCGCGCCTGGTGCTGCTGTGTGGCCGCTACGAGGGCGTCGACGAGCGCCTGCTGGCCGCCGAGGTGGACGAGGAACTGTCGATCGGCGACTACGTGCTCTCGGGCGGTGAGCTCGCCGCGGCGGTCGTGGTCGACGCGGTGGCCAGGCTGCTGCCGGGCGCGCTCAACGATGTCGAGTCCGCGGCGCAGGACAGTTTCGAGCCTTCAACAGACGGCACTGGCCCCTTGCTGCTGGACTGCCCGCACTACACGCGGCCGCTGGAGCATGCCTACGGCGCGGTGCCGCCGGTGCTGCTGTCCGGCAACCACGCCGCGATCGCCCGCTGGCGCCGCCAGCAGGCGCTCGGCCGCACCTGGCAGCGCCGCCCGGACCTGATCGACCGCGGCGCCCTGTCCCGGGCTGATGCACGATTGCTGGACGAATTCCTCGCCACCGCGGGTGACCCGTCGCAGGAAGCCCCGTAAGCCCCTAGCGCGCAAGGGAAAGTTGCCGGTATAATGTCCGGCTTAGCTGCAAACACGCCAAGACGCGGGTCCACGTGCACTCGCGCTACAACACGCCCCCAAGGGGCACTACCAACAGGCAAGCGAAGACCCACCATGAACAAGCCCTCGATCAACACGCTGCTGCAGAACTTCGAAGCCGAGCAGACCACGCGCCAGCTGCCGGACTTCGGTCCCGGCGACACCGTCATCGTCAACGTCAAGGTGAAGGAAGGCAACCGCGAGCGCGTCCAGGCCTATGAAGGCGTGGTCATCGCCAAGAAGAACGCCGGCCTGAACTCCGCGTTCACCGTGCGCAAGATCTCCCACGGCTTCGGCGTCGAGCGCGTGTTCCAGAGCCACAGCCTGATGATCGATTCGGTGCAGGTGAAGCGCCGTGGCGCGGTGCGCGCCGGCAAGCTGTACTACCTGCGTGGCCTGCAGGGCAAGAAGGCGCGCATCCGCGAGGATCTCGCCGGCAACGCCAAGGCCAAGGCCGCCGCGCAGGCCGCCGCCGCGGCCGAGTCGTCCGCCGAGTAAGCGGCTGCCGCAAGGCGCGACCCACGACGGCCACCGCAAGGTGGCCGTTCGCGTTTGCGGCGCTAGAATCCGCGGATGCCTGCAACGACCGCTCCCACTGCCAGCGCCGGTGTTCCTGCGTCGATACGCATCGACGTCTGGCTGTGGGCTGCGCGTTTCTTCCGGACGCGCACGCTGGCTCGCCAGGCGGTCGAACACGGCAAGGTCGAGCTCGGTGGGCAGCGGCCCAAGGCCTCGCGCGCGGTGCGGGTAGGCGACCGCCTGCGCATCGCCCGCGGCGAAGAGGTGTTCGTGGTCGAGGTGGCGGCGTTGACGGACTCGCGCGGTCCCGCTCCGGTCGCCCAGGCCCTGTACCGCGAGGACGAGGCGTCACTGAAGGCGCGCGACGAGGCGCGCCTTGCACGCCGCGACGCGCAGGCCGGTTACCGCGCGCCGGAGCATCGCCCCGACAAGCGCGCGCGCCGGCTGATCAGGGCGCTTGGCGACATCGACCTGAGCTGAGCTGCAGCAACGCCACTGGCGCGCCGGCAACCCGTCTATTTCCGCCCGAACAGCCCGCCGAGCCTTGCGAGGTCGCCAAGGCCGAGCTGGCCGTCGCCGTCCTGGTCGAGCACCGCGCCAAGCAGGCCGCCACCAAGCCCGCCTTCCTGGCGGATCTGCTGCTGCTCCTGGCCGAGCATGTCGCCCAGCGCTGCGGCGCCGTCATTCTGTTGCGCCTGCCCGGAGGACATCGCGCGTTTGGCGAGGTAGGCCATCACGATCGGCGCGAGCATCTTCAGCAGCTGCCCGGCCGTGCCCTGGCCGAGGCCGGTGGCCTGGGCCACGCCCGCTTCGGCACGCTGCTGGCCGCCACCGAAGATGTGGCCGAGGATCGCGCCGCCCTGGCCGGCTCCGCCGCTGCCGAGGACCGCGCCCAGCACGCTGCCGATGTCCATGCCCGCGTGGTCCTTCTGCAGCGCGCCGTACAGCGCCTGCGCACCCTGCGGTTGGCTGGCATTGCGGCCAAGGGCACCGAGCAGCAGGGGCAGGGCCGCGTTGATCGCACCGGAGGCCTGTGACGGGGTAAGGCCCAACTGCTGGGCGAGCTGCTGAGCAGGTGCGCCCTGCAGCTGCGCAAGGAGGTCGTCGGTCAACATCGCCATGAGGGCATCTCCTGTGTGTGCCCCGGATCGTACGCTTCCGATCGGCCGTCGACAGCACGGATCGGCGCGCGGTCAGCCCGCGGCCAGACCCTCGTTCACCCCAGCGCCTTCAACCTGTACAGCGCTTCCAGCGCCTGCTTCGGCGTGAGGTCGTCGGGATCGATGCCGGCGAGCGCATCAAGCGCCGCCGACGCAGGCGAGAACAGGCCGAACTGCTGCGGTGCGTCCAGCGTCTCGGCCGACAGCGGCGGCGACGCGACATGGCCATGCCGTTCGAGTTCCGCCAGGCGCGCCCGCGCCTGGCGCAGCACCGGCTTGGGCAGGCCGGCCAGCGCGGCCACCTGCAGGCCGAAGCTGCGGTCGGCGGGGCCGTCCTTGACCGCGTGCATGAACACCAGGCTCTCGGCGCCGTCCCTGTCACGGTGCTCCACCGCGTCCAGGTGCACGTTGGCGATGCCACTGCCGGGTTCGGCCAACGCGGTGAGCTCGAAGTAGTGGGTGGCAAACAGCGTGTAGCAGCGGTTGTGCGCGGCCAGGTGGCGCGCGCAGGCATCGGCGAGCGCCAGTCCGTCGTAGGTCGAGGTGCCGCGGCCGATCTCGTCCATCAGCACCAGCGATTGCGCGCTGGCGTGGTGCAGGATGTAGCTGGTCTCGCTCATCTCCACCATGAAGGTCGACTGGCCGCGGGCCAGGTCATCCCCGGCGCCGATGCGGGTGAGGATGCGGTCGATCGGGCCGATCCGCGCCGCGCGCGCCGGCACGAAGCTGCCGATGTAGGCCAGCAGCACGATCAGCGCGTTCTGGCGCATGTAGGTGCTCTTGCCGCCCATGTTCGGGCCGGTGATCACCAGCATGCGGCGATCGGCGTGCAGGTCGAGGTCGTTGGGTTCGAATGGTGCGTCGCGGACCGCCTCGACCACCGGGTGGCGCCCGCGTTCGACCTCGAGGCAGGCGTCCTCGACCAGCTCGGGTCGCGCCCAGTCGAGCGCCACTGCACGCTCGGCCAGGCAGGCGAGCACGTCGAGCTCGCCCAGCGCGGCGGCACAGCGCTTGAGCGACTCGAGGTCGGTGTTGAGGGTATCCAGCAGTTCTTCGTACAGCAGCCGTTCGCGCGCCAGGGCGCGTTCGCGCGCGGACAGCACCTTGTCCTCGAACGCCTTCAGTTCCTCGGTGATGTAACGCTCGGCGCCGGTCAGCGTCTGCCGGCGGCTGTAGTGCGTCGGCACCTTGGCAGCGTGCGACTTGCCGATCTCGATGAAGTAGCCGTGCACGCGGTTGTAGCCGACCTTGAGCGTGGCGATGCCGCTGGCCTCGCGCTCGCGCAGTTCCAGGTCGACCAGGAACTGGTCGGCGTGTGTGGACAGGCGGCGCAGCTCGGCGAGCTCCGCGTCGTGGCCATCGGCGAACACGCCGCCGTCGCGGGCCAGCACCGGCGGCTGCTCGACCAGCGCCGTGGCCAGCAGCGCGGCCTGCCCGGCGTGTTCGCCGAGGCCGGCAACCAGCGCTGCGAGGCGCGGCGAATCGAGCGGCGCCAGCATCGTGCGCAACTCCGGCAGCATGGCGAGCGCGTCGCGCAGCGTGCCGAGGTCGCGCGGGCGCGCCGAGCGCAGCGCGATGCGCGACAGGATGCGCTCCACGTCGCCGAGCGCGCGGAAGCGCTCGCGCAGGTCGCGTTCTATGCCGCTGGCGAGCAGCGCCGCCACCGCGTGCTGGCGCTCGCCGACCACACCACGGTCGCGCAGCGGACGGTGCAGCCAGCGGCGCAGCATGCGGCCGCCCATCGGAGTCACCGTTCTGTCGAGCACGCCCAGCAGCGTGTGTTTCTGTTCACCGTCGACGCGGGTGTCGAGTTCGAGGTGGCGACGCGTTGCGGCGTTCATCGCGATCGCGCCGTCGCTGGATTCGACCGCGATCGCGGTCAAGTGCGGCAGGCGCTGCTTCTGGGTCTCCTCGACGTAGCCGAGCAGGGCACCCGCGGCGGCGATCGCCAGCGGGCGGTCCTGGATGCCGAACGCCGACAGGTCGTGCAGCGCGAAGAACCGCAGCAGCTGGCGGCGCCCGGCGTCGGCGTCGAACAGCCATGGCGCGCGCCGGCGCAGACCGATGCGGGTCGTCGCGAAGGCCGGCCAGCCGTCGTCGTCGGGGAGCAGGAGTTCGGCGGGGTCGAGGCGCGCCAGTTCGGCCTCGAGCGCGTCATCGCCGGCGACTTCGTTGACCAGGAAGCGGCCGGCCGCGAGGTCTGCCCACGCCAGGCCGTAGCCGGCCTTGCCGCGCGCCACCGCCAGCAGCAGCGTGTCGCGACGCTCGCTCAGCAGCGCCTCGTCGGTGAGGGTGCCGGGAGTGACGATGCGCACCACCTTGCGCTCCACCAGGCCCTTGCTGGTGGCGGGGTCGCCGACCTGCTCGCAGATCGCCACCGACTCGCCCAGCGCCACCAGTCGCGCCAGGTAGCCCTCGGCCGCGTGGTAGGGCACGCCCGCCATCGGAATCGGCTGCCCGGCGGACGACCCGCGCTGGGTCAGGGTGATGTCGAGCAGCTTCGCCGCCTTGCGGGCGTCGTCGTGGAACAGCTCGTAGAAGTCGCCCATGCGGAAGAACATCAGCACGTCGGCATGCTCCGCCTTGGCGGCGAAGAACTGCTTCATGAGGGGCGTGTGTTCCGGCGTTGCTTCCGACTTCATGGGGTCCTGGTATCCGCTGCTGTCCGGGCTTGCATCAGCGCTGCCTGAGCTGCACCACGCCGGGTGGCTCCGGAAGGTCGTCGGTCGCCACCACCACGCGGTTGCGTCCATTGCGCTTGGCGGCGTACATGGCCGCGTCCGCGCGGGCAAGGATGCGCTCGTAGTCGGGGTGCCCATCCTGCAGCGCGAGGCCGATGCTCGCGGTCAACATCAGGGTTTCACCGTCGGACAGTGCCACCGGTGCGCCCGCGACGCAGCTGCGCAGGCCCTCGGCGATCGCCAGCGCCTCGGAGGCTCCCACCGAGCCAAGCACCACCACGAACTCCTCGCCGCCGTACCGGAACAGGTAGTCGCTGCCGCGCGTGTTCTGCACCAGCAGCGCGGCGACCTGCTGCAGGGCGCGATCACCGACCTCGTGGCCGTGGCTGTCGTTGATCACCTTGAAGTGGTCGAGGTCGATCATCAACACCGCGAACGTCCGGCCGGTGTTGGCCTGCAGCTGGATCTCGCGGCGCAGGACGGTCGGCAGGAAGCGCCGGTTGAGCAGTCGCGTGAGCGCGTCGCGGCCGGACTCGAGGTCGCCGATGCCGTCGAACATCATCGTGAGCAGGTTGCGGATCGCGGCGACGACCGCGCGCGTCTCGTCGACCAGCGCGCGCCGCAGCGCCGGGTTCCCCGCCTGCGGCAGGCCATCACGCAGGCCCGTGTCGACGGCCTCGACCAGTTCGGCCACGCGCCGTGTCTCCGGCGTCTCGCCGAAACTGGCCATGCCCTTGTGCGTGAACCACAGGCCGAACTCGGAACGCGACAGCAGCAGCGGTGCCGCTGCCGGCGGCTGCTCCAGGCTCAGCGCGTACAGCAGGGTGTTCTCCCAGGCCAGCAGCAGCGCGCGCTGGCGTTCGCGCTCGGTGCCGACGTTCTGGATCAGCGAGAACAGCCGGTAGGAGGCGTCGATGGTGCCGGCCTGCTCGCGCGAGATGTCATAGGCGCGGGTCATGGCCTCCAGGGCCAGGTCGATGAGCGCGTCCACGCCGACGATCGCCTCGATGACGGCGTCGGCGTGACCCGCCGCGCCGGCCTTCCGGATCGCTGCCTGCAGCTCGCCCTTCAACAGGCGTGCACCGCGGCCCACCAGGTCCACGGGAATGCCGATCCGCGCGTGCACCAGCCCCACCGTCTCCTGGGTGGCGGCCACGGCATCGACGTCGTCGGGCCCGGCGCCGAGCAGTTCCAGCAGCCAGCGTTGCAGCGACGGCTTCAGCCGGTCGCGGACCTGGTCCGGGGACAGGAACCGCGCAGCGCGGGGGTCGTCGAGCATTTCGCCGTAGAAGTGGTCGGCCAGCATCGGGGCCGCCGCCGAAGCGGCGTCGCTGAACAGGAGGCGCGCGCCGGGGGTGATCGCGGCGAGCGCCAGGCGCCAGTGCGCGGCAAGCCGGGGATCGTGCACGCGTGTGCGCTCGGCAACGGCCGGGAGGGGGTGGGTATCCATGGCCGGTATTGTGGACCAGTCGCGATCCGGGACGCCTCGTCGGGGCGATCGGGGCCCTGCAGGCAGCGGGTTTCCCGCATCCGCCGGCCACATACGCATGCGTCCGGAAATGTGCTAGCGTCGCGCCAAGGCTGCGATACCGCAGCGTCAGGTCCGTCCCCCACGCTGGCCTGGCGCGCAACCGGCATGGACTCCATGCCGGCGGTCGCATCCGTGTCGATGATGCTCATCCAACATCCGGTTAGGGGGACACCCAATGGTCCAAGGCCACCCGCGGCGCCACGCGCTCGCGACAGCTGTTTTCGCGGTACTTGCTTCAATGCCCATCGCACAGGTGGCCCGTGCACAGGATGCCCCGGCGACCAGGCCGACGGCTGACGAGCCCACCACCCTGTCGACCATGACGGTCACCGCGCAGAAGCGCGAGGAAGCCCTGCAGGACGTGCCGATCGTCATCAACGTCATCGACGAGCAGCTGCTGCTCGACACCGGCGTGCGTGACATCAAGGACCTCCAGGTCCTCGTGCCCGGGCTCACAGTCACCAGCACGCAAAGCGCGGCGCAGACCACCGCGCGCATCCGCGGCATCGGCACCGTCGGCGACAACGCCGGCCTGGAGTCGTCGGTCGGCATCGTGATCGACGGCGTGTACCGCTCGCGCAACAGTGTCGGCTTCGGCGACCTCGGCGAGGTGGAGCGCATCGAGGTGCTCAAGGGGCCGCAGGGCACGGTGTTCGGCAAGAACACCTCGGCGGGCGTGATCAACGTCATCACCCGCAAGCCGAGCTACTCGCAGAGCGCGGAAGCCGAGATCACCGCGGGCAACTTCGGACTGCTCGGCGTGTCCGGTGCCTACAACGACGCGTTGGCCGAAAACGCGGCATTCCGCATCTTCGCGGCCAAGCGCAAGCGCGACGGCGTCGACGACGTCCGCGTCGGTGCCGGCCCGCGCAAGGAAACCGACGACGGCGACCAGAACTACCACACGGTCCGCGGCCAACTGTTCCTCGAGCCCAGCGACACGGTCGACATCAACCTGGTGGCGGACTACAGCAGCCGCGAAGAGAACTGCTGCGTCACGGTCACCACCCAGCGCGGACCCACCGCGGCCATCATCAACGCGCTGACCCCGGGCGGCGAGGGCGTGATCCCGGTGGCGGACCCCGAGCGGCGCCTGGCGTACAGCAACCGGCCCACCTCGCAGGACCTGAAGGACAAGGGCGTGTCGGCGCAGGTCGACTGGAACACCCCGTGGGCGAACAACGCCACGTTCTCCTCGATCACCGCGTTCCGCGACTGGCAGGCGATCAATGGCCTCGATTTCGACTACAGCGCGGCGGACATCCTGTACCGCGCCCCCGACGACAACGAGTCCCTGACGCGCTTCGAAACCTTCAGCCAGGAGCTGCGCCTGACCGGCTCGACCGACCGCGTCGACTGGATGGTGGGCCTGTTCTATTCGGACGAGGACCTGACGCGCAATGATTCGTACCGCTTCGGCAGTGCCTACGAGCCGTACCTGTCGACCCTGGTCGGCAGCCAGGTGCTGGCGGGCGTCGCGGCGCAGCTGGCGCCGCTGGGGCTGACCGTCAACCAGGCCAACCCGGCGACGTTCCTGTCGCAGGTCAGCGGCCGGCCCTTCGGGACCAACTTCACCGGCCTCGGCGCGCTCGACCGCCACGACCAGAATGCGCGCAGCACCGCCATCTTCAGCAACAACACCTTCCGCGCCACGGACGCGCTGGATTTCACCGTGGGCCTGCGCTACACACACGAAAAGAAGGAGCTGGATTCGGCGTACAGCAACCCGAGCGGCAGCGTGGGCTGTGGCGCGGCATTGGCCAACCCGGCAGCCCGCGTCGGCGGGGCGCTGGCGGCGCGGATCAACGGCTTCGCCAGCCTGCCGCC
It includes:
- the trmD gene encoding tRNA (guanosine(37)-N1)-methyltransferase TrmD, with translation MRIDVVSLFPEFVTQVAGHGVVGRAGERGLLSVHGWNPRDFAEGSYRRVDDRPFGGGPGMVMMVEPLRTALAAARAAAPQPARVVYLSPQGRPFDQARARALALEPRLVLLCGRYEGVDERLLAAEVDEELSIGDYVLSGGELAAAVVVDAVARLLPGALNDVESAAQDSFEPSTDGTGPLLLDCPHYTRPLEHAYGAVPPVLLSGNHAAIARWRRQQALGRTWQRRPDLIDRGALSRADARLLDEFLATAGDPSQEAP
- the mutS gene encoding DNA mismatch repair protein MutS, which translates into the protein MKSEATPEHTPLMKQFFAAKAEHADVLMFFRMGDFYELFHDDARKAAKLLDITLTQRGSSAGQPIPMAGVPYHAAEGYLARLVALGESVAICEQVGDPATSKGLVERKVVRIVTPGTLTDEALLSERRDTLLLAVARGKAGYGLAWADLAAGRFLVNEVAGDDALEAELARLDPAELLLPDDDGWPAFATTRIGLRRRAPWLFDADAGRRQLLRFFALHDLSAFGIQDRPLAIAAAGALLGYVEETQKQRLPHLTAIAVESSDGAIAMNAATRRHLELDTRVDGEQKHTLLGVLDRTVTPMGGRMLRRWLHRPLRDRGVVGERQHAVAALLASGIERDLRERFRALGDVERILSRIALRSARPRDLGTLRDALAMLPELRTMLAPLDSPRLAALVAGLGEHAGQAALLATALVEQPPVLARDGGVFADGHDAELAELRRLSTHADQFLVDLELREREASGIATLKVGYNRVHGYFIEIGKSHAAKVPTHYSRRQTLTGAERYITEELKAFEDKVLSARERALARERLLYEELLDTLNTDLESLKRCAAALGELDVLACLAERAVALDWARPELVEDACLEVERGRHPVVEAVRDAPFEPNDLDLHADRRMLVITGPNMGGKSTYMRQNALIVLLAYIGSFVPARAARIGPIDRILTRIGAGDDLARGQSTFMVEMSETSYILHHASAQSLVLMDEIGRGTSTYDGLALADACARHLAAHNRCYTLFATHYFELTALAEPGSGIANVHLDAVEHRDRDGAESLVFMHAVKDGPADRSFGLQVAALAGLPKPVLRQARARLAELERHGHVASPPLSAETLDAPQQFGLFSPASAALDALAGIDPDDLTPKQALEALYRLKALG
- the rimM gene encoding ribosome maturation factor RimM (Essential for efficient processing of 16S rRNA) — encoded protein: MDVTGRRILLGRVHGAFGVRGELKLESFTEPARAILGYQPWTLRDAQGAERVAEGATGRETAKGLVARLPGIEDRDAAEALRGTEVWVARESLPPPAPGEYYWVDLEGLRVHNVDGSDFGTVSHLFSTGANDVLVARGDRERMIPFVVPDYVVSIDFDAGLVTVDWDPGF
- a CDS encoding DUF937 domain-containing protein, whose amino-acid sequence is MAMLTDDLLAQLQGAPAQQLAQQLGLTPSQASGAINAALPLLLGALGRNASQPQGAQALYGALQKDHAGMDIGSVLGAVLGSGGAGQGGAILGHIFGGGQQRAEAGVAQATGLGQGTAGQLLKMLAPIVMAYLAKRAMSSGQAQQNDGAAALGDMLGQEQQQIRQEGGLGGGLLGAVLDQDGDGQLGLGDLARLGGLFGRK
- a CDS encoding S4 domain-containing protein, which codes for MPATTAPTASAGVPASIRIDVWLWAARFFRTRTLARQAVEHGKVELGGQRPKASRAVRVGDRLRIARGEEVFVVEVAALTDSRGPAPVAQALYREDEASLKARDEARLARRDAQAGYRAPEHRPDKRARRLIRALGDIDLS
- the ffh gene encoding signal recognition particle protein → MFESLTQRLSGTIERLRGRGRLTEENIREATREVRIALLEADVALPVVQALIERIKVRAVGQEVLKSLTPGQALIKVVRDELTTVMGAQASDLNLNVPAPAVVLMAGLQGAGKTTTVGKLAKLLKEKRKKKVMVVSADVYRPAAIEQLKTLAEQVDVRFFASDASQKPVDIVRAAIDDARKSFIDVLLVDTAGRLAIDEAMMAEIKALHAAVNPVETLFVVDAMTGQDAANTAKAFSEALPLTGVVLTKTDGDARGGAALSVRYITGKPIKFIGTGEKVDGLDVFHPDRIASRILDMGDVLSLVEQVEGQVDKDKAQKLAEKVAKGKKFDLNDMRDQLEQMQGMGGIHGLMDKLPGMAKISDEVKNQVTGREVPRMVAIIGSMTKKERRNPALLNGSRRKRIAAGSGVTPADVNKLMKQYQQMEKMMAKLGRGGMKGMMRGLQGMMGGRGAMPFR
- a CDS encoding aminotransferase class IV; the encoded protein is MDAPAHPGHFTTFQVREGAVRGLDLHLARLEGATRSMFGYSLDLAGLRSRIREAIAGDAAQACTVRVVVAGAQGARVQGAADAGDAPMTRIEIEGPREPGAHALRLRSRCLQRVDPHLKHLAIAPQLDARREAQAEGFDDALLVDRGGLVAEGSFWNIGFGGRAGITWPVAPALRGVSERLLQARLAARGVVQQAMPVRLDALGAFDFAFATNSRGLQEIGSIDGHAFRGDPGSAAGVRAAFATIAWQVV
- a CDS encoding GGDEF domain-containing protein; this encodes MDTHPLPAVAERTRVHDPRLAAHWRLALAAITPGARLLFSDAASAAAPMLADHFYGEMLDDPRAARFLSPDQVRDRLKPSLQRWLLELLGAGPDDVDAVAATQETVGLVHARIGIPVDLVGRGARLLKGELQAAIRKAGAAGHADAVIEAIVGVDALIDLALEAMTRAYDISREQAGTIDASYRLFSLIQNVGTERERQRALLLAWENTLLYALSLEQPPAAAPLLLSRSEFGLWFTHKGMASFGETPETRRVAELVEAVDTGLRDGLPQAGNPALRRALVDETRAVVAAIRNLLTMMFDGIGDLESGRDALTRLLNRRFLPTVLRREIQLQANTGRTFAVLMIDLDHFKVINDSHGHEVGDRALQQVAALLVQNTRGSDYLFRYGGEEFVVVLGSVGASEALAIAEGLRSCVAGAPVALSDGETLMLTASIGLALQDGHPDYERILARADAAMYAAKRNGRNRVVVATDDLPEPPGVVQLRQR
- a CDS encoding TonB-dependent receptor, with the translated sequence MPIAQVARAQDAPATRPTADEPTTLSTMTVTAQKREEALQDVPIVINVIDEQLLLDTGVRDIKDLQVLVPGLTVTSTQSAAQTTARIRGIGTVGDNAGLESSVGIVIDGVYRSRNSVGFGDLGEVERIEVLKGPQGTVFGKNTSAGVINVITRKPSYSQSAEAEITAGNFGLLGVSGAYNDALAENAAFRIFAAKRKRDGVDDVRVGAGPRKETDDGDQNYHTVRGQLFLEPSDTVDINLVADYSSREENCCVTVTTQRGPTAAIINALTPGGEGVIPVADPERRLAYSNRPTSQDLKDKGVSAQVDWNTPWANNATFSSITAFRDWQAINGLDFDYSAADILYRAPDDNESLTRFETFSQELRLTGSTDRVDWMVGLFYSDEDLTRNDSYRFGSAYEPYLSTLVGSQVLAGVAAQLAPLGLTVNQANPATFLSQVSGRPFGTNFTGLGALDRHDQNARSTAIFSNNTFRATDALDFTVGLRYTHEKKELDSAYSNPSGSVGCGAALANPAARVGGALAARINGFASLPPALQAQLLAGLVPAVAPDVIGFMCLPWANAAHNGRNVSQSRTEKEWSGTFKAAYDWTDEVMTYVSVARGYKGGGFNLDRVQSSNGLSSGVRGITPVDDTSFPGEFVNSFELGMKTDWAGGNLLFNAALFYQDYKDFQLNSFLGTSFVVRSIPEVVSMGFEADMMWQTSVPGLMLQGGLTYAETEYGDDLLPDADLALLPGNQMSFAPKWSGNASVTYEWGFGANHIGRFNIGAKYMSEYNTGSDLDVQKLQDGYALVNARLGFGSQNRRWLVELWGQNLTDETYKQVGIDAPIQAGSWNAFLGAPRTYGVTLRFNYF
- the rpsP gene encoding 30S ribosomal protein S16, giving the protein MVKIRLTRGGAKKRPFYHIIVTDSRSARDGRNIERVGYYNPVATGAESRVVLDTARVDHWVGQGAQMTDKVRNLYREAQAPATAAAPAA
- the rplS gene encoding 50S ribosomal protein L19; this translates as MNKPSINTLLQNFEAEQTTRQLPDFGPGDTVIVNVKVKEGNRERVQAYEGVVIAKKNAGLNSAFTVRKISHGFGVERVFQSHSLMIDSVQVKRRGAVRAGKLYYLRGLQGKKARIREDLAGNAKAKAAAQAAAAAESSAE